The Tumebacillus amylolyticus genome contains a region encoding:
- a CDS encoding ParB N-terminal domain-containing protein, protein MNIRTVPVTDINPSPYNPRIDLQPGDAEFEKLRRSIEEFGYVDPLIWNQRTGNLVGGHQRFKVLLAAGATELDVSVVDLDDVQERQLNLALNKISGDWDENKLSELLHELEVAGADLDLTGFDDKELDGLLKDFRPEDDETVGDFESAEINLGSFSDENFEAECPRCGFCFNPKEPEAATAAEEGNEDA, encoded by the coding sequence CGGTCACGGACATCAACCCGTCCCCGTACAATCCGCGCATCGATTTGCAACCGGGAGACGCGGAATTCGAGAAGCTCCGTCGCTCCATTGAAGAGTTCGGGTACGTCGACCCGCTCATTTGGAACCAGCGCACCGGCAACCTCGTCGGCGGACATCAGCGGTTCAAGGTGCTGCTGGCCGCCGGGGCCACGGAGCTCGACGTCTCCGTGGTCGACCTCGACGATGTGCAAGAGCGTCAACTCAACCTCGCGCTCAACAAGATTTCTGGTGATTGGGACGAGAACAAATTGTCCGAGCTACTCCATGAACTCGAAGTCGCCGGCGCGGATCTCGACCTGACGGGTTTCGATGACAAGGAACTGGACGGCCTGTTAAAAGACTTCCGCCCGGAAGATGACGAAACTGTTGGTGACTTCGAAAGCGCGGAGATCAATCTGGGATCGTTCTCCGACGAGAATTTCGAAGCGGAGTGCCCACGCTGTGGTTTCTGCTTCAATCCAAAGGAACCAGAGGCGGCCACCGCCGCCGAGGAGGGGAACGAGGATGCCTGA
- a CDS encoding DNA cytosine methyltransferase: MPEWDWSLRDLHNVTKIGRRVFSCFSCGGGSTMGYKLAGYEVIGNVEIDPQMMAIYKANHNPRFPFQMPIQEFRKIPKQELPPELFQLDILDGSPPCSVFSTAGSREKKWGVEARFREGQAKQRLDDLFFHFIDVADMLRPKVVIAENVKGMILGNAKGYVKEVVESFAQIGYIVQLFLLNGATMGVPQKRERVFFIARRHDLRLPDLQLKFGEPPVLYRDIRSGRGRPIDPKSRTYQRWLKRRPADKSMAHVALRTEGKNNNFNTIIVHDHRVLNTIASNSVFVRYDEPYHISNEDIIRSQAFPRDYNFLEGDPQYVCGMSVPPLMMKKIAEQVNRQWFKRGA, encoded by the coding sequence ATGCCTGAATGGGATTGGTCGTTGCGTGACCTGCACAACGTGACCAAGATCGGACGCCGCGTCTTCTCCTGTTTCTCGTGCGGGGGCGGCTCTACGATGGGGTACAAATTGGCTGGGTACGAAGTAATCGGGAACGTGGAGATCGATCCGCAGATGATGGCCATCTACAAAGCCAACCACAACCCGCGGTTCCCTTTCCAAATGCCGATCCAAGAGTTCCGCAAGATCCCAAAGCAGGAATTGCCGCCGGAGCTGTTCCAACTTGACATCTTGGACGGTTCGCCGCCCTGCAGCGTGTTCTCAACGGCGGGCTCCCGAGAAAAGAAGTGGGGAGTCGAAGCGCGGTTCCGAGAAGGTCAAGCCAAACAGCGGCTCGACGATCTCTTCTTCCACTTCATCGACGTCGCCGACATGCTCCGGCCAAAAGTGGTCATCGCAGAGAATGTGAAGGGGATGATCCTGGGGAATGCCAAAGGCTACGTCAAAGAAGTCGTTGAGTCGTTCGCCCAGATCGGGTACATCGTGCAACTGTTTTTGCTGAACGGTGCGACGATGGGGGTACCGCAGAAACGAGAGCGCGTGTTCTTCATAGCACGTCGCCACGATTTGCGACTCCCGGATCTTCAGCTCAAGTTTGGTGAGCCGCCGGTCTTGTACCGCGACATTCGTTCCGGAAGAGGACGGCCAATCGATCCGAAAAGCAGAACCTACCAGCGTTGGTTAAAACGTCGTCCCGCCGACAAGAGCATGGCTCATGTCGCCCTTCGGACAGAGGGAAAGAACAACAACTTCAACACGATCATCGTGCACGACCACCGGGTCCTGAACACGATCGCGAGCAACTCTGTTTTCGTTCGGTACGATGAGCCGTACCACATCAGCAACGAGGACATCATTCGATCGCAGGCCTTCCCACGGGACTACAACTTCCTTGAAGGAGATCCGCAGTACGTGTGCGGGATGTCCGTCCCGCCGCTGATGATGAAAAAGATCGCAGAGCAGGTTAACCGTCAATGGTTCAAGCGCGGCGCATAA
- a CDS encoding HEPN domain-containing protein: MPSQSFQFFRDKNIQDVQRILDTHSAMSGRGRNALDHLTRSAILILAGSWEIYLEDVISESAAFLVNHLHSPRLLPTEVQKKLSSYVKSGKDSHLKPLELAGNGWRDVYLEMVEKEVSAVNTPKSHVINPLFEGLLGANELLNAWGDPKAIDDFVSYRGEIAHRVRSEDYVKVTEVRGYLDLIFEAARLTDNYLSDFTKDTLNHRAWRRVTG, translated from the coding sequence ATGCCATCGCAATCGTTTCAATTCTTCCGTGATAAAAACATTCAAGATGTGCAGCGTATTCTTGATACCCATTCTGCGATGTCCGGGCGAGGGCGCAACGCACTTGATCATCTAACTCGAAGCGCGATCCTGATCTTAGCTGGGTCCTGGGAAATTTACCTCGAAGACGTGATCTCCGAATCTGCTGCCTTTTTAGTCAATCACCTCCATTCTCCAAGATTGCTCCCCACTGAGGTCCAGAAAAAGCTGAGTTCCTACGTGAAATCTGGAAAAGATAGTCATCTAAAACCCCTTGAGTTAGCCGGAAATGGTTGGCGAGACGTTTATCTAGAAATGGTAGAAAAAGAAGTTTCAGCTGTGAATACTCCAAAGAGTCACGTAATCAATCCGCTTTTTGAAGGACTACTTGGAGCGAATGAATTACTAAATGCATGGGGTGACCCGAAGGCAATTGATGATTTTGTTTCCTACCGTGGTGAAATAGCTCATCGTGTGAGATCAGAGGATTATGTTAAAGTGACTGAGGTGCGTGGCTATCTCGATTTGATTTTTGAAGCAGCACGTCTAACCGACAATTATCTTTCTGACTTCACGAAAGATACTTTAAATCATCGAGCTTGGAGACGAGTTACCGGATAG
- the terS gene encoding phage terminase small subunit, with product MARERSPKWEQARQMFVDSKVQMMLKDIGEKLGVSDAQIRKWKREDKKKGIDWDALANGHVTNGANSHVTNQQPNAPPKKKPHGAPKGNDNARGNKGGNGAPRGNKFAAGNSGGGAPHRNQNAYRTGEFAAIWMDALNDNEKAMLEKVDTDPVESVRREIGLLEFREFRMMRDIEARKSGLNDKQRRVLQERMQVKEPQQVHNDRTGETSTVVVKREVMAVTQIEETEMRAIDDILAIEEALTRVQDKKIKAAKTLADLLAQEEKLAMDREKLELARKQVELAEARLDFDIYKETRKEDPDDDETEGDGFDEAGGSNASSAWEGWTEES from the coding sequence ATGGCGCGCGAACGTTCACCAAAGTGGGAACAAGCCCGGCAGATGTTCGTCGATTCCAAGGTGCAGATGATGCTAAAGGACATCGGTGAAAAGTTGGGTGTTTCCGATGCGCAGATCCGCAAGTGGAAGCGGGAAGACAAGAAGAAAGGCATCGATTGGGACGCTCTCGCCAATGGTCACGTAACCAATGGTGCGAATAGTCACGTAACCAATCAGCAGCCGAATGCCCCGCCGAAGAAAAAGCCGCATGGTGCGCCAAAAGGCAACGACAACGCCAGAGGGAACAAGGGTGGAAATGGGGCTCCTCGAGGGAACAAGTTTGCGGCGGGGAACTCTGGGGGCGGTGCTCCACATCGAAACCAGAACGCCTATCGCACGGGTGAGTTCGCCGCGATCTGGATGGATGCACTCAACGACAACGAAAAAGCGATGCTTGAAAAGGTCGATACCGACCCGGTCGAATCAGTCCGGCGAGAGATCGGCCTGTTGGAGTTTCGCGAGTTCCGTATGATGCGTGACATCGAGGCGCGGAAGTCGGGCCTGAACGACAAGCAACGTCGTGTTTTGCAAGAGCGCATGCAGGTCAAGGAGCCGCAGCAGGTCCACAACGACCGCACAGGTGAAACGAGCACGGTCGTCGTCAAGCGTGAGGTCATGGCCGTCACCCAGATCGAGGAGACGGAGATGCGCGCCATCGATGACATCCTCGCGATCGAGGAAGCTCTGACCCGGGTGCAGGACAAGAAGATCAAGGCCGCCAAGACTCTTGCCGATCTCCTTGCCCAGGAGGAAAAGCTTGCGATGGACCGTGAGAAATTGGAACTGGCACGCAAGCAAGTCGAACTGGCAGAAGCGCGCCTCGACTTCGACATTTACAAGGAAACACGCAAGGAAGACCCCGACGACGATGAAACAGAAGGAGACGGGTTCGACGAGGCTGGTGGCTCTAACGCATCGTCCGCTTGGGAAGGGTGGACTGAGGAATCATGA
- a CDS encoding PBSX family phage terminase large subunit produces MISAAEIHVAEQHDERVLRRANLYQNPEAFQKRLDRARTLRDASKKSRKKKPAPFKWLTLSQKQQLVLSWWTPESPVCDRDAIICDGSVRAGKTVCMSFSYVDWAMSCFHDMNFGLAGKTIGALRRNVITPLKRILRGRGYKVVDRRADNQLVVTKNRRTNTFYIFGGKDESSQDLIQGITLAGMFFDEVALMPESFVNQATARCSVTGAKFWFNCNPAGPYHWFKVSWLDKLREKNALHLHFTMHDNLSLDKATIQRYENLYKGSPVFYKRYILGLWVVAEGVVYDMFDDEIHKIADGALPNRFERYHIGVDAGQTNATVYLLIGELRGKLYVIREYYHESKAVSKKDSDDEEAPSKGKAPSEYAADFLAFTVGLNISNILIDPAGKWLRTELEKKGVRRIINADNDVLPGISSVQVWLTEKLLFVAESCKNLLREFGSYIWDVKAAERGEDKPVKKFDHALDALRYVVYTLFGKKRASVHGRVVGKSVASSIKL; encoded by the coding sequence ATGATCTCCGCTGCAGAAATCCACGTCGCCGAACAGCATGACGAGCGAGTGCTCCGCCGCGCCAATCTATACCAAAACCCCGAAGCCTTCCAAAAGCGGCTTGATCGTGCGCGGACCCTGAGGGATGCGTCCAAGAAGAGCCGCAAGAAAAAGCCAGCTCCGTTTAAATGGCTGACTCTTTCACAGAAGCAACAACTCGTGTTGTCATGGTGGACGCCTGAAAGCCCGGTATGTGATCGAGACGCGATCATCTGCGACGGGTCCGTTCGGGCAGGGAAGACCGTTTGCATGTCGTTCTCCTACGTCGATTGGGCGATGTCCTGCTTCCACGATATGAACTTCGGTCTTGCCGGAAAGACGATTGGTGCCCTGCGCCGGAACGTGATCACGCCTTTGAAGCGAATTCTTCGCGGCCGTGGGTATAAAGTCGTCGATCGACGTGCTGACAACCAACTCGTTGTCACCAAGAATCGCAGGACCAACACGTTCTACATCTTCGGCGGGAAGGACGAGAGCTCACAAGACCTGATTCAAGGGATCACTCTTGCGGGGATGTTCTTCGACGAAGTCGCCCTCATGCCGGAGTCTTTCGTCAACCAAGCGACGGCGCGGTGCTCCGTGACCGGCGCAAAGTTCTGGTTCAATTGCAACCCGGCAGGTCCGTATCACTGGTTCAAAGTCAGCTGGCTTGACAAGCTCCGGGAGAAGAATGCTCTGCATCTGCACTTCACGATGCACGACAACCTGTCACTCGACAAAGCGACGATCCAGCGGTACGAGAACCTGTACAAGGGTAGCCCCGTCTTCTACAAGCGGTACATTCTGGGGCTGTGGGTGGTTGCGGAAGGCGTCGTCTACGATATGTTCGACGATGAGATCCACAAGATCGCCGACGGTGCGCTGCCGAATCGCTTCGAGCGTTACCACATCGGCGTCGACGCGGGCCAGACGAACGCGACGGTCTATCTCCTGATTGGGGAGCTTCGCGGAAAACTGTACGTGATCCGGGAGTATTACCACGAATCGAAGGCGGTCAGCAAGAAGGACTCGGATGACGAAGAGGCCCCATCCAAAGGGAAAGCCCCGTCGGAGTACGCGGCGGACTTCCTCGCGTTCACCGTGGGGCTCAACATCTCAAACATCCTGATTGACCCCGCAGGTAAGTGGCTTCGAACGGAGTTGGAGAAGAAAGGTGTTCGTCGGATCATCAACGCCGATAACGACGTGCTCCCCGGCATCTCATCTGTGCAGGTGTGGCTGACGGAGAAACTTCTTTTCGTCGCGGAGAGTTGCAAGAACCTGCTCCGGGAGTTCGGCTCCTACATCTGGGACGTGAAAGCGGCGGAACGTGGTGAG